Proteins from one Desulfovibrio sp. Fe33 genomic window:
- a CDS encoding HypC/HybG/HupF family hydrogenase formation chaperone, which yields MCLAIPAEILEINDGVATCKVGEGDTTVQASIMLLDEEAAIGDYIIIHAGFALRKLDPKEAQETLKILRDMVDLLGGENYQHEML from the coding sequence ATGTGCCTCGCGATTCCTGCAGAAATTCTTGAAATAAATGACGGCGTCGCCACCTGCAAAGTGGGTGAAGGCGACACCACGGTCCAGGCGTCCATCATGCTCCTCGACGAAGAAGCCGCCATCGGCGACTATATCATCATCCACGCCGGATTCGCCCTTCGCAAGCTCGACCCCAAGGAGGCCCAGGAGACACTCAAAATTCTCCGCGACATGGTCGACCTCCTCGGCGGCGAGAATTATCAGCACGAGATGCTTTAG